One region of Primulina tabacum isolate GXHZ01 chromosome 1, ASM2559414v2, whole genome shotgun sequence genomic DNA includes:
- the LOC142548918 gene encoding fasciclin-like arabinogalactan protein 11, whose translation MDQKITLISLPYAFSLLLLLQCTKILAQPPATSPSGPTNITRILEKAGQFTTFIRLLQITRVGDQIDTQLNNSNQGLTVFAPTDNAFSSLQPGTLNTLTNQDKVALVQFHVLPTFLSMSQFQTVSNPLRTQVGDTRKGEFPLNVTTTGNQVNISTGVSDVTLGNTVYADNQLAVYQVDKVLLPLSIFGPSSPAPAPVAGGTENKKATGSPSAAVTDSSWANGDAVHGVVAFGAALFGIFYL comes from the coding sequence ATGGACCAAAAGATCACTTTGATCTCTCTCCCATATGCATTTTCTCTACTACTGCTCCTCCAATGcaccaaaatcttagctcagcCACCGGCCACCTCTCCTTCTGGTCCAACTAACATAACCAGAATCCTCGAAAAAGCTGGCCAGTTCACCACGTTCATCCGTCTCCTACAAATCACACGGGTAGGAGATCAAATAGATACCCAACTCAACAACTCAAACCAAGGTTTAACAGTCTTCGCGCCCACCGATAATGCCTTTTCGAGCCTCCAACCGGGCACCCTCAACACTTTAACCAATCAAGATAAGGTGGCGTTGGTCCAGTTTCATGTCCTTCCCACTTTCCTATCCATGTCACAGTTCCAAACTGTGAGCAATCCGCTGAGAACTCAGGTCGGGGACACCAGAAAGGGGGAGTTCCCATTGAACGTCACAACTACCGGCAATCAGGTTAACATTTCCACCGGTGTCAGCGATGTAACATTGGGAAACACCGTGTATGCGGATAATCAGCTGGCGGTGTATCAGGTGGACAAGGTTCTTCTTCCTTTGAGCATCTTCGGTCCGTCTTCTCCTGCTCCGGCTCCGGTGGCGGGGGGTACTGAGAATAAGAAAGCGACCGGTAGCCCATCGGCTGCTGTTACTGATTCTTCGTGGGCAAATGGTGATGCTGTGCACGGCGTGGTGGCCTTTGGAGCTGCCTTGTttggaatattttatttgtga
- the LOC142548902 gene encoding beta-galactosidase 8-like — MGSESPAPVLVFLLLSVMALLCLAVNVTYDNRALVIDGKRRVLVSGSIHYPRSTPDMWPDLIKKSKDGGLDIIETYAFWDLHEPVRGQYDFTGRKDLVKFIKLVAQAGLYVHLRIGPYVCAEWNYGGFPIWLHFIPGIKLRTDNEPYKAEMKRFTTKIVGMMQQEKLYASQGGPIILSQIENEYGNIDWEYGSQAKTYIEWAAQMATSLNTEVPWVMCQQNDAPDPMINTCNGFYCDQFTPNSDKKPKFWTELWSGWFTSWGDPIPYRPTEDVAFGAARFYQLNGTLVNYYMYHGGTNFGRTSGGPFITTSYDYDAPIDEFGLLRQPKWGHLKDLHEAIKLCEEPMVETFGNTTSLGPNLEATVYKTDSGQCAAFLANLDNQTDATVSFNGNSYDLPAWSVSILPDCQNVVFNSAKINSATTIPKFIHQASQNGTYSVASNQNGTTSGPPLSQWSWFREPVGISSKSAFVLLGLVEQINTTADKSDYLWYSVSTQINGNDPLLRDGSQILLHVDSLGHALYAFINGKLAGSGKGSNSNNMASLEVPVSLEPGNNRIDLLSLTVGLKNYGAFFDLSGAGITGPVQLKGSSNGSTIDLSSESWTYQIGLKGEELGLSGGGSPLWVNGHVLPKKTPLTWYKTMFVAPGGTSPFVIDFTGMGKGQAWVNGQSIGRYWPSNVANPNGKCTDTCDYRGNYDQNKCLKNCGKATQEQYHVPRSWLKPFGNVLVLLEEAGGDPTAISFGTRETGHVCSKVSENYPIPLDMWSSYHLQNKNIKPTLSLQCPSPNQVISELQFVSFGNPHGTCSSFVHGRCRSKRARRIVHRTCMGKAKCSFEVSVNTFGDPCANVTKSLAVEASCS, encoded by the exons ATGGGAAGCGAATCTCCGGCGCCGGTGCTGGTTTTTCTACTGTTATCGGTCATGGCGTTGCTTTGTTTAGCTGTGAACGTGACTTACGATAATCGGGCGTTGGTGATCGATGGGAAGCGCCGAGTTTTGGTATCCGGGTCCATTCATTATCCTAGGAGTACTCCTGAT ATGTGGCCGGATTTGATAAAGAAATCGAAGGATGGAGGACTGGATATAATTGAAACTTATGCGTTCTGGGACCTGCATGAACCAGTTCGAGGCCAG TATGATTTCACAGGAAGAAAAGATCTGGTAAAGTTCATAAAGTTGGTAGCTCAAGCTGGCCTATATGTTCATCTCCGGATTGGACCTTATGTATGCGCTGAATGGAATTATGG TGGATTTCCCATTTGGTTGCATTTTATACCCGGTATTAAGCTTAGAACTGACAATGAACCATACAAG gcCGAAATGAAGCGATTTACGACTAAGATCGTCGGGATGATGCAACAAGAAAAGCTGTATGCATCACAAGGGGGGCCGATTATATTGTCTCAG ATTGAAAATGAGTACGGCAATATTGATTGGGAGTATGGTTCACAAGCCAAAACTTACATAGAATGGGCTGCACAGATGGCTACATCCTTGAACACAGAGGTTCCTTGGGTCATGTGTCAGCAGAATGATGCACCTGATCCTATG ATAAACACTTGCAATGGATTTTATTGTGACCAGTTTACCCCAAACTCTGATAAGAAGCCAAAATTTTGGACGGAGCTGTGGAGTGGATG GTTCACTTCGTGGGGAGACCCTATTCCATATAGACCTACAGAAGATGTCGCTTTTGGTGCTGCACGATTTTATCAGCTAAATGGAACCTTAGTCAACTATTACATG TACCATGGTGGAACCAACTTTGGCAGGACGTCTGGGGGACCTttcattactactagctatgaTTATGATGCTCCAATCGACGAATTTG GTCTTCTTAGGCAGCCTAAATGGGGTCACTTAAAAGATCTACACGAGGCTATAAAGCTTTGTGAAGAGCCAATGGTAGAAACGTTTGGCAATACCACGTCTCTTGGCCCAAATTTGGAG GCCACGGTTTACAAAACTGACTCAGGGCAATGTGCTGCTTTTCTAGCCAATTTGGATAACCAAACAGACGCGACCGTGAGCTTCAACGGAAATTCGTACGACTTGCCTGCTTGGTCTGTTAGCATATTACCTGACTGTCAGAATGTAGTATTTAACTCTGCTAAG ATCAATTCTGCTACGACCATACCAAAGTTCATTCATCAAGCTTCACAAAATGGTACATATTCTGTTGCATCTAACCAAAATGGTACCACTTCTGGGCCACCTCTTTCACAATGGAGTTGGTTCCGTGAACCTGTGGGCATTTCGAGCAAAAGTGCCTTTGTATTACTCGGATTGGTGGAGCAGATAAATACTACCGCTGATAAAAGCGACTACTTATGGTATTCTGTaag TACCCAAATAAACGGGAACGACCCTTTGCTTCGAGATGGATCTCAGATACTACTTCACGTGGATTCACTTGGTCATGCCCTATATGCATTTATCAATGGAAAGCTTGCAG GGAGTGGAAAAGGCAGCAACAGCAATAATATGGCTTCGCTAGAGGTTCCGGTGTCCCTCGAGCCTGGAAACAATAGAATTGATCTCTTGAGTTTGACAGTGGGGCTAAAG AATTATGGAGCTTTCTTTGATTTATCGGGAGCTGGAATTACTGGTCCAGTGCAGTTGAAAGGTTCAAGTAATGGCTCAACCATTGATCTTTCCTCAGAATCTTGGACATATCAG ATAGGTTTGAAAGGGGAAGAATTAGGCCTGTCTGGAGGAGGTTCACCGCTATGGGTTAACGGGCATGTTTTGCCTAAGAAGACACCTTTGACATGGTACAAG ACAATGTTTGTTGCTCCTGGTGGAACTAGTCCATTTGTGATCGACTTCACAGGAATGGGAAAGGGTCAAGCCTGGGTAAACGGGCAGAGCATTGGACGATACTGGCCGTCAAATGTTGCTAATCCTAATGGTAAATGCACCGATACATGCGACTATAGAGGGAATTATGACCAAAACAAATGCCTGAAAAACTGTGGAAAGGCAACTCAAGAGCA ATACCACGTCCCACGATCATGGCTTAAACCATTCGGAAACGTCCTGGTTCTCTTGGAAGAAGCCGGTGGCGATCCAACCGCTATATCTTTTGGAACTAGAGAAACAGGACATGTTTGTTCAAAAGTTTCAGAAAATTACCCAATCCCATTAGATATGTGGAGTTCTTACCACTTACAAAACAAGAATATAAAACCGACCCTTTCTCTCCAATGTCCCTCCCCTAATCAAGTCATATCAGAGCTCCAATTCGTTAGCTTCGGAAATCCTCATGGAACATGCAGTAGTTTCGTACATGGTCGATGCAGGAGCAAACGTGCTAGGCGAATCGTTCATCGG ACCTGCATGGGGAAGGCAAAATGCAGTTTTGAGGTCTCTGTGAATACTTTTGGCGACCCTTGTGCAAATGTTACAAAGAGCTTGGCTGTAGAGGCATCATGTAGTTGA
- the LOC142548928 gene encoding DNA polymerase II subunit B3-1-like isoform X1 — MAKTAAPGNRNLRKEENSRAISSTNQAKRNGRSRAMNGHVKDEELVNGRIKREEPEDLVVPSSSTETENGEAGESIVEVEEGGGGENGKIASEEDEEEVLVEKINGYIRKGKKEEVKIQGKTKRRKEDVEAEGKIDDALYKFPMNRVSRIIRSEISNVRLSQEAVFVINRASEKFLELFSREAYACAFLDRKSYIAYDHLSSVVSKRKRFDFVSDIIPERVKAEDALTQISELEK; from the exons ATGGCGAAGACGGCGGCGCCAGGAAACCGAAACCTGCGCAAAGAGGAAAATTCCCGTGCCATTTCCAGCACCAATCAAGCTAAAAGAAACGGCAGGAGTAGAGCTATGAATGGACATGTTAAAGATGAAGAGCTTGTGAATGGCCGTATTAAGCGCGAAGAGCCTGAGGATCTTGTGGTGCCATCTTCAAGCACGGAAACTGAAAACGGTGAAGCTGGGGAGTCAATCGTGGAGGTGGAAGAGGGCGGGGGCGGAGAGAATGGAAAAATCGCTTCTGAAGAAGATGAGGAAGAAGTACTTGTTGAAAAGATCAATGGCTATATCAGAAAAGGTAAAAAGGAGGAAGTGAAAATTCAGGGGAAAACGAAAAGGAGAAAGGAAGATGTAGAGGCGGAAGGGAAGATCGATGATGCGTTATATAAGTTTCCCATGAATCGCGTCAGTCGGATTATTCGGAGCGAGATTTCGAATGTTCGACTCTCACAGGAGGCGGTTTTCGTCATTAACAGAGCTTCG GAGAAGTTTCTTGAACTATTCAGCAGGGAGGCTTATGCTTGTGCATTTCTCGATCGCAAAAGTTATATAGCATACGACCATTTAT CTTCTGTTGTTTCTAAACGAAAGAGATTTGACTTTGTCTCCG ATATCATTCCCGAGAGAGTGAAGGCCGAGGACGCCTTAACACAGATTTCAGAGTTGGAGAAGTAA
- the LOC142548910 gene encoding LOW QUALITY PROTEIN: serine/threonine-protein kinase GRIK2-like (The sequence of the model RefSeq protein was modified relative to this genomic sequence to represent the inferred CDS: deleted 1 base in 1 codon): MGCCECFGFAFAKKPKKVIQSSRGLPNNTSQEFLLDEETGDEEDDSYGGDMTDMGNGGESDFQSPRKRSEEILLHRMQSGLVCREFPVKETHVVLRSEDENENKMVNEYVRELKIGAGSYGKVNLYRSCLDGKHYAIKVFHKYHLLKLRVGPSETAMTDVLREVLIMKVLGHPNIVNIIEVIDDPTADHFYMVLEYVEGKWVCEDTGPAGSLGEDTARKYLRDIVSGLMYLHAHNIVHGDIKPDNLLITGSGTVKIGDFSVSQVFEGDNDELRRSPGTPVFTAPECCLGVTYRGKAADTWAVGVTLYCMVLGNYPFLGETLQDTYDKIVNNPLLLPDDMNPLLKNLLEGLLCKDPTQRMTLEDVSQHEWVVGGDGLILEYLCWCKRNNLEKRVSAETGAHAQT; encoded by the exons ATGGGTTGCTGTGAGTGTTTTGGTTTCGCCTTTGCAAAGAAACCCAAAAAGGTCATCCAATCCAGTAGGGGGTTACCCAATAACACTTCTCAGGAGTTCTTGTTGGATGAAGAGACAGGCGATGAAGAAGATGACTCTTATGGTGGTGACATGACTGATATGGGGAATGGGGGTGAATCTGATTTCCAGAGTCCTAGAAAACGATCAGAGGAAATTCTCTTGCACCGCATGCAGAGTGGACTTGTTTGCAGAGAGTTCCCTGTTAAAGAAACTCACGTTGTCCTTCGTTCAGAG GATGAAAACGAAAATAAGATGGTTAATGAATATGTCCGTGAACTG AAAATAGGTGCTGGCAGCTATGGAAAAGTG AATCTCTATCGAAGTTGTTTGGATGGAAAACATTATGCAATAAAG GTCTTTCACAAGTATCATTTGTTAAAGCTGAGAGTTGGACCTTCAGAAACTGCCATGACTGATGTTTTGCGTGAG GTTTTAATCATGAAAGTATTGGGTCATCCAAATATTGTGAATATCATTGAGGTTATCGATGACCCCACAGCAGATCACTTTTATATGG TTCTTGAATATGTGGAAGGCAAATGGGTCTGCGAAGATACTGGTCCTGCGGGTAGCTTAGGAGAAGACACGGCTCGGAAGTACTTGCGTGATATTGTTTCTGGTTTGATGTATCTTCATGCCCAT AATATAGTGCATGGGGATATCAAACCTGATAACTTGTTAATTACTGGTTCTGGAACCGTTAAGATCGGGGATTTCAGCGTCAGCCAGGTTTTTGAG GGTGATAACGATGAGCTTCGCCGGTCTCCTGGAACTCCAGTATTTACTGCACCTGAGTGTTGTTTAGGTGTAACCTATCGTGGAAAAGCTGCTGATACATGGGCAGTTGGAGTAACATTGTACTGTATGGTTCTGGGTAATTACCCTTTCCTAGGAGAGACTTTACAAGATACATATGACAAG ATAGTAAATAACCCGTTGTTACTCCCGGACGATATGAACCCTCTCTTGAAGAATCTGCTTGAGGGCCTTCTTTGCAAAG ATCCTACACAACGGATGACTCTAGAGGATGTTTCGCAGCACGAATGGGTCGTGGGAGGAGATGGGCTGATTCTCGAGTACTTGTGTTGGTGTAAGCGCAATAATCTTGAGAAAAGAGTGTCTGCAGAGACTGGAGCGCACGCTCAAACTTGA
- the LOC142548928 gene encoding uncharacterized protein LOC142548928 isoform X2, with the protein MAKTAAPGNRNLRKEENSRAISSTNQAKRNGRSRAMNGHVKDEELVNGRIKREEPEDLVVPSSSTETENGEAGESIVEVEEGGGGENGKIASEEDEEEVLVEKINGYIRKGKKEEVKIQGKTKRRKEDVEAEGKIDDALYKFPMNRVSRIIRSEISNVRLSQEAVFVINRASLLLFLNERDLTLSPISFPRE; encoded by the exons ATGGCGAAGACGGCGGCGCCAGGAAACCGAAACCTGCGCAAAGAGGAAAATTCCCGTGCCATTTCCAGCACCAATCAAGCTAAAAGAAACGGCAGGAGTAGAGCTATGAATGGACATGTTAAAGATGAAGAGCTTGTGAATGGCCGTATTAAGCGCGAAGAGCCTGAGGATCTTGTGGTGCCATCTTCAAGCACGGAAACTGAAAACGGTGAAGCTGGGGAGTCAATCGTGGAGGTGGAAGAGGGCGGGGGCGGAGAGAATGGAAAAATCGCTTCTGAAGAAGATGAGGAAGAAGTACTTGTTGAAAAGATCAATGGCTATATCAGAAAAGGTAAAAAGGAGGAAGTGAAAATTCAGGGGAAAACGAAAAGGAGAAAGGAAGATGTAGAGGCGGAAGGGAAGATCGATGATGCGTTATATAAGTTTCCCATGAATCGCGTCAGTCGGATTATTCGGAGCGAGATTTCGAATGTTCGACTCTCACAGGAGGCGGTTTTCGTCATTAACAGAGCTTCG CTTCTGTTGTTTCTAAACGAAAGAGATTTGACTTTGTCTCCG ATATCATTCCCGAGAGAGTGA
- the LOC142548939 gene encoding zinc finger protein GAI-ASSOCIATED FACTOR 1 → MSDDGLSAVPTSIRGFIQVPVHMNPSNHSNPSSNQSKRKRNLPGTPDPDAEVIALSPKSLMATNRFICEICNKGFQRDQNLQLHRRGHNLPWKLKQRTNKEVKKKVYICPEKTCVHHDPSRALGDLTGIKKHYSRKHGEKKWKCEKCSKKYAVQSDWKAHSKICGTREYKCDCGTLFSRKDSFITHRAFCDALAEESARFTPVPSVNLNLRNELLLNNNLHNAANSQFATMFRPELAGLESGNQLSIDNLQKPRLPIWLDNTSPHLNLNPIQNPSSSDANFLASSSTTLPELVQMAAASQNQWLINRSSGALKEEEEDKGNNMCEAISSLYYSTSSQNQQETNHPPAPMSATALLQKAAQMGSTRSNNSAIFGTSFGLMSSDFSSLGNFNPLNQPRNEVSQMNLRKPENFNGLMASTSASTLTSNNGGDVPGLFESSNPLMGSSRMNSDPLIILTNNKGKQAQSSAVIEAESSLTRDFLGVGGDELAKFATMGSSMDLRHYSRNN, encoded by the exons ATGTCTGATGATGGGCTTTCTGCTGTTCCTACTTCCATTAGAGGGTTTATTCAAGTTCCTGTTCATATGAACCCTAGTAATCATTCAAACCCTAGTTCAAATCAATCCAAGAGGAAAAGAAATCTACCCGGAACACCAG ATCCAGATGCAGAAGTGATAGCACTGTCTCCAAAGTCTTTAATGGCAACGAACAGATTCATCTGTGAAATCTGCAACAAGGGTTTTCAGAGAGACCAGAATCTGCAGCTTCACAGAAGAGGGCACAATCTTCCATGGAAGCTTAAGCAAAGAACAAACAAAGAAGTGAAGAAGAAAGTTTACATTTGCCCAGAAAAAACTTGTGTCCACCATGACCCTTCAAGGGCACTCGGGGATTTGACAGGAATCAAGAAGCATTACAGCAGAAAACATGGCGAGAAGAAATGGAAGTGCGAGAAATGCTCAAAGAAATATGCTGTTCAGTCTGATTGGAAAGCTCACAGCAAGATCTGTGGAACAAGAGAGTACAAATGTGACTGCGGAACTCTCTTCTCCAG AAAGGACAGCTTCATCACACATAGAGCCTTCTGCGATGCATTAGCGGAGGAAAGTGCAAGATTCACTCCAGTTCCTTCGGTAAATTTGAACCTGAGAAACGaattattgttgaacaataatcTTCACAATGCTGCAAATTCCCAATTTGCCACCATGTTCAGGCCTGAACTTGCAGGATTAGAATCAGGAAACCAGCTGAGTATTGATAATTTGCAGAAACCAAGACTTCCCATATGGCTAGACAATACAAGTCCTCATCTCAATCTGAATCCCATTCAAAATCCAAGTTCTTCGGATGCAAATTTCTTGGCATCGAGTTCAACCACCTTGCCTGAATTAGTGCAAATGGCTGCCGCCTCGCAGAACCAGTGGTTGATCAACAGATCATCGGGAGCTTTAAAAGAAGAGGAGGAAGACAAAGGTAATAATATGTGTGAAGCTATAAGTTCACTTTACTACAGCACTAGCAGCCAAAATCAGCAAGAAACAAATCATCCACCAGCTCCAATGTCAGCCACCGCTTTACTGCAAAAAGCAGCTCAAATGGGATCAACCAGAAGCAATAATTCAGCCATTTTCGGCACCAGTTTCGGGCTGATGAGCTCAGACTTCTCGAGTCTCGGAAACTTCAATCCCTTGAACCAGCCAAGAAATGAAGTTAGTCAGATGAATCTTAGGAAACCCGAGAATTTTAATGGATTAATGGCTTCCACTTCTGCTTCAACACTGACCTCCAACAATGGTGGAGACGTCCCCGGACTTTTCGAGTCCAGTAATCCATTAATGGGCAGCTCAAGAATGAACTCAGATCCTCTAATCATACTCACAAACAACAAAGGAAAACAAGCCCAATCAAGCGCAGTAATCGAAGCAGAAAGCAGTTTAACCAGGGATTTTCTCGGAGTAGGAGGGGATGAACTAGCGAAATTCGCTACCATGGGTTCTTCAATGGATTTGAGACATTATAGCCGGAATAACTGA